The Erigeron canadensis isolate Cc75 chromosome 1, C_canadensis_v1, whole genome shotgun sequence genome segment TTTGATTTTCGAGTCCTCTGGCGCTTTCATATTTGCTATTTTTTCTAGGTGGACAATTCCTTCTGCAACTTTTCCCTGCCCATGATCAGAAATTTGAtgtaaacaaaaaatcaaaagtgtAATAAGCGGATTTTTGCCATTCACTGATGCAAAAAGTACAATTTGACTTCGAAGGTCAATCAAGTTGTAAACACTAAACTTGCAACTTATTGTATCACAAAGCTATGAGGTAAGTTGGCCAGAATAAATCTGGAACAGGCATCACAGACTTGTACCTAGCTTATGACTTGATGCAAACCTTTTATGGGATGGGTACGTAGCAGTGACTGATTATTGCATGTTAACAATTTTTCTATCAATCTCAACAGATACAAGACAGAAGTTTTCAATTTAAACCACACTTAATCACCACTCCCACTCCAATAATAGATAATTGGTGCAGAGGTTTGAGGTCAGGTATAATAAACAATATAGACAAGAATGTTTCACCTGCTTTGCAAGGGCCACACATGACCATGTAGATGATAGTATCAAATAATCTATCTCCTCAATGTCTTTTGGATAGCCTGCCACAAGAAGCTGCCAAGAGAAGATAAATTACAGGAAATTTGCTTTAAGATAATGGACACCTAACTAACTGAATATCAGTATAGGAAACTCAGAGATCATACTTTAGAGATTGCACGCTCGAAATATTCAATAGCCTCAGCTAATTTTCCATCCTTCATCAATATTTGCCCCATAACAAGCAATGCTCTAACATATTCAGGATCCCTTTCAAGTATCAGTctgtaaataatttataacaatcAGAGGGAAAATAGAAACTGAATATGGATTAGTGGGAAAGGAAtgctaaaatgaaaaatgtaaaCTAGAAATGGCAAAACGGTCTGGAGGATCATCGATTTATCGAAGGATCAAGCCCTCACCCCAAACAATCTCAGTGGGTCAAGGTGGGGAAATGGCAACTGATGAAAATGGGTGAGCTTTAGTACAGGTCAAATTAGGTTGGGCCGGATTGGGTTGACCCAGACCACTTTTTTGTCCATTTACAAAGATATATGATGAAATAATGTTCAATATCATTACAACTATCTATACTTCTacacttctatatctatacttctacactatattataaaaagaataactcCTTATTTTTGgaaagggataagtatcctggaatgtagCATTCGATGAGAGTCTGAAATAAAGCCATCTAACAGATTGTATGCACTAAAAGTAGACTTTGAGCACGGTCAACCATTTGATCCATTTGGGATGATAAGTAACCCAcattgacccattcataagtaaatgagcTAAATTATTTGGTTGTCAACTCTAACTAAAACTATAGAAAGCTGCAAACTACAGTATTACCTAAGAAGTGGAACTGCTTTATCGTTTCTGCCCTTTGATAGGTGTGTGATAGAAAGCTATAAACAATTGACACGATAAAGATGATTAATAAGAACACattaataaattaacaaaaaggATGTAGCCTAAAACGAAAAGATCACTTACGTTATAGAGTTCTAGTTGTGATAGTTCATGGATAGCTTTTTTACCCGCAGGCACTATGAATGTGGCTTCTAGACCATCCATTTCATGAGTTTTTTCAGTATCCGCAGGTACTAACTTGTCAGGTAATCCTAACTTCTCCCGAACAAGTGGATGCTTCATAGCCAATTGCTGGAGATGATTTGAAAGCTATAATAAGAAACTTACTGCATGCTACTAATTGATTCGAGAAAATTCATTGGTAGATGTGGCAGGATGGGTGGGCCGGGAAGGCTGGGTTGACCTACAAACACTATTCTGTCCATTTTcaactattataaaataaataacgtGTAACCACCAGTCTACCACTCGAAAAGAGGTGACTATAATGATAATCTAAATCACTGAAAAGAAAGATTTGACGACTGTAATTGTTCATTGGATGTTGCATGTAGTGCATGGGTTGTAAAACTCGAGTTGGCAGTTGGCACTCTGCCAATTCAcctgttttatttgtttatatataaaaaaaagctaACCAGGATAACCttatacccaaaaaaaaaaccaacctGAACAAGGGTTAAGGAGCTATTTGCGGCCCAGTATAGCAAACTTCCCTGCAAAAGAATTAATAATTTTAGGTTGACAACATCCTACCAAAGATATAGTGACTTTGATGTTTGACATCCAACCACATGGGAGCACTTGCAACAATAAACTTAAGTAGTAGGCCAAAATAACTGAAGGCGCCCTACAATGGGATGATAGATATTGAAACAAGAAGAGTATCAAAAAGGCAAAGACATCAACCACACGGTATGATTGTTAATGAAACTTATCACTAAATAATGATAACTTGGCATCATCATTCATCATAAGTAGATATGGTCTGCTTAATCACTAGCAATTAGCAATAACATATGACCACCAGTGCTATCTTGTTTATGGATGTTCAAACTTAGATATGTCAATAGCAATAGAAGCCATTATTGGAAGTGGAAGTCTCTTAACTAATAGGCAGATTCTATGTAACACTAATAAAGTCAGCAACAAGAAGAAAAATGACACCATTTCCAAAACAAAATTCAGACTTTAAATGATAAAACTTGCAAGCTTGTCAAATACAAAATATGGGAGCTTCAATTTACCTGAGGAAGATaaaatccaacaaaaaacatagGGATTGTGAGACAGTGCAAATAGATCCGGTAATACTGCAACAAAGAGGGGTGGGGGGATATGTCAGAATACATGTCCTGCATTAGGAATCAAGGATACAGAGGTACGAGCCTATAAAAAACATATCCTTTTCAAGTAAGGTGGTACATGTCCTGAATTATCAAACAAGCATAAGTTAACACAGTATATAACGTGATACACAGCGATTATAAAAGATTCTCTAAATGAACCTCAATATTGCAAAGAGGAAGACCACATAAGCTCCTACCATGAGATACCATTCTGACGGTAAAAATAATAGAGCTCAACTTTTCACAAGCATATTTCCTACCTTAGCTAATTTGCCAATAACATTTGGGAGCTTCGCCAAAGAAGACTTCTCAAATGATACCTGATTGAAATAAaccattaatataatattacatttataaatataattaaggaAAACTGAGCAGTGAGCATAAATTAAGGTAATTACCCGAACATTAATTAGATGTAGTGAAGCTAACAACAATGGGAAAATAAAACCTGAAGCACCATGCGACATTTCAGTCAGATTCTGGAACCAGAGAGTACCGCCCTGAATTGAATTTGACAGAATAAAGACTTCAGAAATCATCAATGAGATCAAATGCCTAATCTAATTggtacaaaaattaaaaatgaacagGCATAAAGTTGACTTTTGGTTCACTCAGATCAAACAATCAAGTTACCCAAGCTCATATTCATTTAGATTCGTGACAACACAGATGGTAGACAAAAGATTAAAATCCAAAGATGTTGGTAACCAATATAAGCCAAATAGCATCCGATCTATAAGCCAAATAGCATCCGATCTATGCATTACTGAATATTTTCGCCTTACAGTTTCGAATCCAGCATGATGATTCAGCGCCATTTGTCGGACACTTAATGTCCCCAAAAATAAGAAAGGAATCTGCAAATGAAAGTCAAGTGAGAGGCTCTCACATATGCAATTCAATCAAAAACTGACCCAATTAATACCTAACTCAAAAATTTTAACATCTACAACTTAAGGATGACTAACCTGAATAGATGGATACGCTAACATCCATAAAAATGAAGGGCATCCAATTTCTATCCTTTTTTCCCGAAAGCGTTTGTACTGCTCTATCCAACTTTTTCCCGAGAAAGGTGGTGGTATAGGTGGAGGCACtttaagaaaatcaaaacaagGGTAAGTTGAATAGTCAATCTCTTTCGAATCATTAATCCTATAGTCctactcataagtcataactaGAAGCAGAATTATAGGAAAATTTAGATGTTCTCAGATAACTGTCATGATTATATTCTCATAACTCTCACATTAACATATGTTGGCATTGATCTTAGAATATTTCTGACTTGGagaattaatttaattattctAATACAGATAATGAGAACCAAGGTTGACTAAGAATAAAAGAACAACACTCACAAGAACCATTAATGTACCCTGAGtagatttttattattttattatgtacAATGAGTTGCTGTGTGCTGTTGTAGTACAATGTTGTTCTTGAGAGTGCTTATTTCCCCATAGAGTAGTGATACTTCCATATGAAACTTTGGCATTAATCGTTTCGATGTATAAAGAAGTCGAGAGATTATAGTtgtgttaatttgttatttgtaCTGGGATATCAGTTTGTATCATAACACCTATCCTGATTACCACATTCTTGGTCAGAGCAGAAAGAGAATACTAACATTGAGGTGCCAACATAGCAgtctttttcaaattttgtagtTGCGCAAGAAGCACGGGAAGTATAGCAACTCTCAGAGCTAGCGTGGAGACAACAATAACCGCCCACCTACAACATCAGTCACAAATTATAAAACGAAAAAGGATAAGATTAATTCAgtcattataaataaatatagtaaGTTACAAAATGTCACTGCAAAAACAATAGGTGGACATGGTATGCTACTACGCAATGTGTGggaaagaaactaaaaaaaaaacgatacTTTTGACTTATGGATCTGTAACTATCTTGACACCCACAACTTCGATTAAAAACGGTTACTAGTTATCAAAGTTTTTTAACCACttgttttacatttaaattCATAATGTATTTTTCAAGCCAAGGAGCAAACCTAACTAACTAAAGAAGAACAAATGTCGTTTCTAAATTGGCTATCCGAGTAGTACACCGTGGtctccattatatatatatatatatacacacacactatatatatatatatacacacaaaaaacaggaaagaaagaaaagaagtatATAAAGAGGGAGGGTTACCAAGGCAAGGCAGTAAAGTAATGAACTTTATCAAGGAACCAAACAAGACATTGTATAGGAAGCATGACGTCATCACCGGAAACCGGAAGCGCGGCGACATCACTAGCAATGTCGTGATAATCGAAATTGTCATTGTAATCATGAAAAAAACCATCCATTTCAGACTCAGGAGAGGAAGTACTAGTAGAATCATCATTATGAGAAATAGGTTTTTCATCTCTATTGGTTGAAAATGACctataataattataactatgATTCAAATATCGGAAAGaattataatgatgatgatattgataTAAGGATGATACAGAATGAGGTTTATTGGtattattttgatgatgatgtgaTGATAATGAATGAATTGAAGAAATAAGTCGGTGAGGAAGAGGAGGGGGAGGAGtgtgatgatgttgaagaagaagaagtgaaAGCTGGTGCGGCAGCTGATGATGTTTTCTCCTCCTCATGATTATTAATGCCATAATGGGTGCTGATTATTGTGCTTGTTGAATTAATGGAAAAGGAATGGAGGCGACCCAAAGggatttgatttttttggttaaatcGGGTAATCATTCAACTATCCGGATTTCttagatttttcaaaaacatttcatttattgtatttaattttttttttaatccagtTATGTATTCAAATTTCGAAGCTTGACCTCGGTCTCGATTCGATTACTAAACGAGTCAATATCTAAGCTCGAATTCGACTTGagctttttacaaattaaactcGAATAATTCTTGAGAATAGGTAATTGGTCTTGTCAAATCTTCTTTTGTTATCATTTTTATAATCAAACACAGGTAAATAATTgtgtaaaagtgtaaatttaaaATTAGGCAAGTAGATGGTTGAAATCGGGATAAACATAAATGCGTAACTGTAAAAACTTAAAAGCGAGAAGAAAGATACATTAAGAAACTCGtgaatataaaaatagttaatttaATGGGAAGAAAGTGAGATCATTTCCTTCGCCTTGTGTTctcaagtttttttatttaaggaaaaaaaaagaatggagagggaaatcaaacttttttatgTTCTTTAGTTTTGTATAAGAGGGAAAGGAAAAGAATGGAAGGGGTTCCAAAGGATCTAGCAATAGACTTTTCTTTCAATATTTTTTCCCTAAATTTAGGCTGATTGTGAAGGAAGCTAAATAATATACATCATAATTATTGTAAAATGACAAGTATACATCATAACCATtgtaaaaaaactttattattttggttattatggtttaaattaAATGTTATATCATGTTTTAACGGATTAGATGGATTAGCATGACACAACTGAAATTTGCTTTCATTTTACGACTCAAAAAAATGTTATAGTGTTTTTTCACTTATTTTCCTTTCTTTACTTCAAAAACTCAaagaacacataaaaaaaaaaaaaaaaaaaccttgctTCTCttctatttctttctttttatcttcCCTACCTCTCATTTCTTTCCctttctttaaaaagaaaaactcagTGTCATCGGTGGCTGGCTACCACCGTCCACAACCACTTCACCACCATTTTAACTCCCTTTGACTTTCCAACTCCCGATTAcataaaattagtttattataatGAAACCAACTTCCATCCATCCTCATCCTCTTATTGAACGCACACTATTATTCTTATTTAACCCCTCCTCCCCTCAATACCGCCGCCCCTCCCTAACAGTTTCTTCTTATATCTCTTCTTCCTCAATTCCGCCCTTTTCATCTAAAACTTTAAATAccaatagtaatagtaataataagacATCCCCACTTGTAAAAAACAACATTGTTAATAACGATCATGTTTCTAATTACTACTACTTTGAAGAAGAGGTTCAACCTACAAACCCAACCCCCCATAAACTTAGTGTCTCTTCTTCTGATCAGGCTTTCTTTCTCTTCACCTTCATCGCTTGCACGGTCCGGCCCctcttcctatatatatatatatatatatatatataacggcAACTGTTAGTAGTTAGTTCTTATGCGCCACTGCCAGTAGGAGCTCatatttagatataaatatatattcaaaattaatttttttttgtaggccACAGCTTCATTCACTGGTTTTGTCATGGCTGCTGTTCCTACACTCTTTGTAACTTCCTTTTTCTTCACTCTCATTATCTTTCTAATCCAAGatgattaaatttgattatgtggTTGTATAATTTGAATTGGATGTCTTATTACTATGCATATCTTGATATATAATCCCCtcttgtttagttttaattatgaAAACCGAGATGGATCCCTGTTCAGTCTACCCTGAGAGACTTGAGACGTATCCGGTGTCTTCCCAATGTGTTTGCCCAATGAGGTACGAAACCGGTCTCTTCCGGTCCTCGTTACCACTGGGCCACCTTGGAGATGGTTTCCGAATATGACTAGCTAGTTTATTGTATTTTAATCACAGCAGTAAACAAGttttattttgggttttttatgCCAAATGACAAAGTTGAACTGTAAATACCCCCTTGCTAAGGAGAGTTAATGACAAAGCCTTTTACTATATCGAACCGATTGATAACTCATTGATAAATAATGAATCAACCAACTCAAATGAAATTCGACAAACCTTTGGATACCATACATATTCTGATATGTTGCTCTAAGCCAAGTGTCTTGGTAATACTTTCTGTTACTAGTATTAGACTTTATAAAAATGAGTAATTATGTATTGGAAATCAATTTTGTTTGTAAATCTAACTTTTTTAGAAATTTATTAACTAGCAAGGTGCTAGAATACAAACGCAAATAGTAAATTATAACAacacttagtaaataaaaacaaactatCGTAGGGTTATCATTCCATAGCTCTCAGACAATCTTCGGATTCTTTTTCCTACTTAGAATCCAACATCATGTTAGCCTCTTTGCCTCCATTAGAACATTGGATACAACAAACTGATTTAAAGTGAACATCTTGGAGTTTTTATTCCTTCAGATGCACCAAATTCTAACAAAAGTGACAGCGTCAAAGCACTTTACGATATTCCTACTATGAAACCATGAACCATTTGAATGAAAAAAGAACTTGGCTATTGCCCATCGCTCTTTCAAGATTTATTATGTCATCATTGTAAGTTCGGGGGAtctcttttattttcatttgaaATATTATGATCCTTTTGTTGTACTAGAACCTAGATGTCATGTACTCTAATTGTATGCCATAATAATACTTGTTTTTAGAACTATTAGTAACAATGTTATGTGATTgcacttatttatttatacaaacTGATGTTGCA includes the following:
- the LOC122585870 gene encoding ALBINO3-like protein 2, chloroplastic isoform X1, with amino-acid sequence MALIIMRRRKHHQLPHQLSLLLLQHHHTPPPPLPHRLISSIHSLSSHHHQNNTNKPHSVSSLYQYHHHYNSFRYLNHSYNYYRSFSTNRDEKPISHNDDSTSTSSPESEMDGFFHDYNDNFDYHDIASDVAALPVSGDDVMLPIQCLVWFLDKVHYFTALPWWAVIVVSTLALRVAILPVLLAQLQNLKKTAMLAPQLPPPIPPPFSGKSWIEQYKRFREKRIEIGCPSFLWMLAYPSIQIPFLFLGTLSVRQMALNHHAGFETVRRKYSGGTLWFQNLTEMSHGASGFIFPLLLASLHLINVRVSFEKSSLAKLPNVIGKLAKYYRIYLHCLTIPMFFVGFYLPQGSLLYWAANSSLTLVQQLAMKHPLVREKLGLPDKLVPADTEKTHEMDGLEATFIVPAGKKAIHELSQLELYNLSITHLSKGRNDKAVPLLRLILERDPEYVRALLVMGQILMKDGKLAEAIEYFERAISKLLVAGYPKDIEEIDYLILSSTWSCVALAKQGKVAEGIVHLEKIANMKAPEDSKIKTHYCDALFMLSSSLASLGRDVEAAKYLRILTTYDPAYGQYLKDIEGEDSNFANDLENSRRKDY
- the LOC122585870 gene encoding ALBINO3-like protein 2, chloroplastic isoform X2, with translation MALIIMRRRKHHQLPHQLSLLLLQHHHTPPPPLPHRLISSIHSLSSHHHQNNTNKPHSVSSLYQYHHHYNSFRYLNHSYNYYRSFSTNRDEKPISHNDDSTSTSSPESEMDGFFHDYNDNFDYHDIASDVAALPVSGDDVMLPIQCLVWFLDKVHYFTALPWWAVIVVSTLALRVAILPVLLAQLQNLKKTAMLAPQLPPPIPPPFSGKSWIEQYKRFREKRIEIGCPSFLWMLAYPSIQIPFLFLGTLSVRQMALNHHAGFETGGTLWFQNLTEMSHGASGFIFPLLLASLHLINVRVSFEKSSLAKLPNVIGKLAKYYRIYLHCLTIPMFFVGFYLPQGSLLYWAANSSLTLVQQLAMKHPLVREKLGLPDKLVPADTEKTHEMDGLEATFIVPAGKKAIHELSQLELYNLSITHLSKGRNDKAVPLLRLILERDPEYVRALLVMGQILMKDGKLAEAIEYFERAISKLLVAGYPKDIEEIDYLILSSTWSCVALAKQGKVAEGIVHLEKIANMKAPEDSKIKTHYCDALFMLSSSLASLGRDVEAAKYLRILTTYDPAYGQYLKDIEGEDSNFANDLENSRRKDY